The following are encoded in a window of Deltaproteobacteria bacterium genomic DNA:
- a CDS encoding cytochrome b/b6 domain-containing protein has product MTGRTFWKWFRNLLALLILFQIGLGWYMTDLGFYHRWYHAAPSLHKSVGSLVMFTALIRLIFRFRENFPSPGLIIKSLRFNVFGAQHYLLYTFVLLITTTGYLFSTSKGDPISFFGLIDLPSLLITGDSFRNVLDWIHYLLAYTLAGGILVHSVQMKHNFSRKRSLKK; this is encoded by the coding sequence ATGACAGGTAGAACATTCTGGAAATGGTTTCGCAACCTGCTGGCACTGCTCATCCTTTTTCAGATCGGGCTGGGGTGGTACATGACGGATCTCGGTTTTTATCATCGCTGGTACCATGCCGCTCCTTCACTCCATAAGTCTGTTGGTTCGCTCGTCATGTTCACGGCACTTATCAGGCTTATTTTCAGGTTTAGAGAGAACTTTCCTTCGCCCGGGCTAATAATAAAATCGCTCAGGTTTAACGTATTCGGTGCACAGCACTATCTTCTCTATACTTTTGTTCTTCTTATAACAACGACGGGCTACCTTTTTTCCACTTCAAAAGGTGACCCCATCTCATTCTTCGGTCTCATTGATCTGCCTTCACTGCTTATAACAGGGGACAGCTTTCGCAATGTTCTCGATTGGATTCATTATCTTCTTGCTTATACACTGGCCGGAGGCATTTTAGTTCATAGTGTACAGATGAAGCACAATTTTTCCAGGAAAAGAAGTTTAAAGAAATAA